In Chelonoidis abingdonii isolate Lonesome George unplaced genomic scaffold, CheloAbing_2.0 scaffold0864, whole genome shotgun sequence, one DNA window encodes the following:
- the LOC116834739 gene encoding transcriptional adapter 3-like: protein MSELKDCPLQFHDFKSVDHLKVCPRYTAVLARSEDDGIGIEELDTLQLELETLLSSASRRLRVLEAETQILTDWQDKKGDRRFLKLGKEHELGTPVKHGKSKKQKLEGKGGHGTGPGPGRPKSKNLQPKIQEYEFSDDPVDMPRIPKNDAPNRFWASVEPYCADLTSEEVRTLEELLKPPEDEAEHYKVAPPSPMLSSSCLESAVLCLEVGADSTGARQAAKASSGSGQCHGAMREAVASSCLCWGNAGWVGPS, encoded by the exons ATGAGCGAGCTCAAGGATTGCCCGCTGCAGTTCCACGACTTCAAGTCGGTGGATCACCTGAAAGTCTGCCCGCGCTACACCGCCGTGCTGGCCCGCTCCGAGGATGATGGCATTGGCATTGAGGAGCTCGACAcgctgcagctggagctggagaCACTGCTGTCCTCGGCCAGCCGCAGGCTGCGGGTGCTGGAGGCAGAGACACAG ATTTTGACAGACTGGCAGGACAAGAAGGGGGACAGGCGGTTCCTGAAGCTGGGCAAAGAGCATGAACTGGGCACCCCAGTTAAACATGGAAAGTCCAAGAAGCAGAAACTAGAGGGAAAGGGTGGTCACGGCACAGGGCCTGGCCCTGGGCGGCCTAAATCCAAGAACCTCCAGCCCAAGATCCAAGAATATGAGTTTTCAGACGACCCAGTTGACATGCCTCGGATCCCCAAAAACGATGCCCCTAACAg GTTCTGGGCCTCAGTGGAGCCCTACTGTGCTGACCTCACTAGTGAGGAGGTGCGAACCCTGGAGGAGCTGCTCAAACCCCCGGAGGATGAGGCTGAGCACTACAAGGtagccccccccagccccatgctATCCTCCTCCTGTCTGGAGTCTGCAGTCCTGTGCCTTGAGGTGGGTGCCGACTCCACTGGGGCAAGGCAGGCAGCAAAGGCCTCCTCTGGGTCCGGGCAGTGCCACGGGGCCATGAGAGAGGCCGTGGCCAGCTCTTGTCTATGCTGGGGCAATGCAGGCTGGGTAGGACCAAGCTGA